The stretch of DNA AACTAACTGTGCAAACACTTTTTGACCTTCTTGCAATTTTTTTGCAATAACAGAACGGCCTCTTTGGGAGCCTGCGCCTTCAATAATCGAACCATCTTCATAGGTGAAGGAAGCCCAATTATAGAAAGCAGTTTTTGTAATGGATGAGAATTTTGGCGTAATGGCATATGCATTTGAAAACTCCATTCCTGAAAAATCAGCTCCAGCTTCAGAAGCAAGCAAGTATCCATCTCCCGTTAAGACATTGCATCCTAATGCCTTGCTTAGGAATGCGCATCCGCCAGAAGCAATCACAATGGAACTCGCCTGGACAGACCATGTTTGAGATGTTTGTTCGTTAATTCCAGCTGCGCCTGCAACGCCATGACTATCGTATAAAAGCTCTAGTGCAGGACTATGGTCGAGAATCGTAATCTTTGCTTTATTCAATTTCCTCCGCATTAATCTCATGTATTCAGGTCCTTGCAGACTTCTTTTATGTGCTACTCCATTTTCATCTACTGGAAATGGATAACCCCACTTTTCTAATTGGTTCATATTTTCATAGGTACGATCAAGCACGCGCTTCATCCATTTTCGTTCTGATAAGTACCCGCCTAAAGCTTCACGGCTATTCATTGCCTCTTCTCTTTTTTCTTTATCAGGCTGTATGTACCAAACACCACTGCCTGAAGGAGCCGTCGCTCCACTTGTTCCACAATAACCTTTATCAACTAAAATAACCGAAGCACCATTTTGAGTTGCTGTAATTGCAGCCCATGCACCTGAAGGTCCCCCGCCTATAACAAGAACATCAGCTTTAAGACTCACATCATACAATTGATTTGCCAATTTATAAGATTGTGTTAACTCAATTGCCATTTTC from Neobacillus sp. CF12 encodes:
- a CDS encoding FAD-binding protein, with the protein product MAIELTQSYKLANQLYDVSLKADVLVIGGGPSGAWAAITATQNGASVILVDKGYCGTSGATAPSGSGVWYIQPDKEKREEAMNSREALGGYLSERKWMKRVLDRTYENMNQLEKWGYPFPVDENGVAHKRSLQGPEYMRLMRRKLNKAKITILDHSPALELLYDSHGVAGAAGINEQTSQTWSVQASSIVIASGGCAFLSKALGCNVLTGDGYLLASEAGADFSGMEFSNAYAITPKFSSITKTAFYNWASFTYEDGSIIEGAGSQRGRSVIAKKLQEGQKVFAQLVKVKDDLDLQKWMRIAQPNFFVQFDRMGINPFEDRFEVTLRLEGTVRGTGGIRIVDETCATSVPGLFAAGDAATREMICGGFTGGGSYNAAWAISSGYWSGEAAAKYASSFNRDKRDRALTRRHVIGINEHSIGKDFLDAAEVTKRVQAEVTPFEKNLFRTEEILTPSLLRLNSLWNESKTSLQENQGNLLRVRESVAMLATSRWMYTTALERRETRGMHKRLDYPVLDENQHYRLITSGLDEIKVKPTTLYQNT